The uncultured Desulfuromonas sp. genome has a segment encoding these proteins:
- a CDS encoding SPFH domain-containing protein, whose product MNPSLVAVIIFAVLVIVVLVKTAVIVPQKHEYIIERLGKYSRTLGAGFHILLPFIDKVAYRFMLKEEVVNIASQTCITKDNVTVEVDGLIYLQVQDSKLAAYGINDYRIAAAQLAQTTLRSCIGRIDLDKTFEERENINAQVVQAIDEAAQSWGIKLLRYEVSDIVPPQSVKQAMEAQMTAERAKRAEIAKSEGERQSTINRAEGERQDAILKSEGEKQRMINEAEGRAAQIRAVAEATAQGLHMIAEQLKSPGGLDAANLRVAEQYVAEFGKLAKESNTLIVPSSASDVSSMVSHAMATLNTLKKS is encoded by the coding sequence ATGAATCCGTCATTGGTTGCTGTCATTATCTTTGCTGTTCTGGTCATTGTCGTCCTGGTCAAAACGGCGGTTATTGTGCCACAGAAGCACGAATACATTATTGAACGGCTTGGCAAGTACAGCCGTACGCTTGGCGCCGGCTTCCATATTCTGTTGCCGTTTATCGACAAAGTGGCGTATCGCTTCATGCTCAAGGAAGAGGTGGTGAACATTGCCAGCCAGACCTGTATCACCAAGGATAACGTCACTGTTGAGGTCGATGGTCTGATTTACCTGCAGGTGCAGGACAGCAAGCTGGCAGCTTATGGTATCAACGATTACCGCATTGCGGCCGCGCAACTGGCCCAGACCACCCTGCGTTCCTGCATTGGTCGCATTGATCTGGACAAAACCTTTGAAGAGCGGGAAAACATCAATGCCCAAGTGGTGCAGGCCATTGACGAGGCGGCGCAGAGCTGGGGGATCAAATTGCTGCGTTATGAGGTAAGCGACATCGTGCCGCCGCAATCGGTCAAGCAGGCCATGGAAGCGCAGATGACTGCTGAGCGCGCCAAGCGTGCCGAGATTGCCAAATCCGAAGGGGAGCGCCAGTCGACCATTAACCGTGCTGAGGGTGAACGTCAGGATGCCATTCTCAAGTCAGAGGGTGAGAAACAGCGCATGATCAATGAAGCCGAAGGGCGTGCCGCGCAGATTCGTGCCGTGGCCGAAGCCACAGCCCAAGGCTTGCACATGATTGCCGAACAATTGAAAAGCCCTGGTGGTTTGGATGCCGCCAATCTGCGCGTTGCCGAGCAATATGTGGCGGAATTCGGCAAGCTGGCCAAAGAGTCCAATACCCTGATCGTGCCAAGCTCGGCCAGCGATGTGTCGTCCATGGTCAGTCATGCCATGGCCACCCTCAATACCCTGAAAAAATCGTAA
- the thiM gene encoding hydroxyethylthiazole kinase, translating to MVSTETLWRDIDAIRDQAPLVHNITNFVVMNTTANALLSLGASPVMAHAADEVEEMVGLASALVVNIGTLSQTWVDSMAKAIPAAAARNIPIVFDPVGAGATRFRTESCLRLMGLAQPTVIRGNASEIMALAGAQVQTRGVDSGAAVDDAQGAARQLARQWQCVVVVSGASDLITDGETVWWVDNGHAMMPRVTGLGCTASALVGAFCAVNDQSLTAAAHAMSTLGMCGELAAESSAGPGSLQVAVIDALYGLTREEVEGRLRVRG from the coding sequence GTGGTCTCAACTGAAACCCTGTGGCGGGATATTGACGCCATTCGCGACCAGGCACCGCTGGTGCATAATATTACCAACTTCGTGGTCATGAATACGACAGCCAATGCGTTGCTGTCGCTGGGGGCGTCGCCGGTGATGGCCCATGCCGCTGACGAGGTGGAGGAGATGGTCGGGCTGGCCTCGGCGCTGGTGGTCAATATCGGCACCCTGAGTCAGACCTGGGTCGATAGCATGGCCAAGGCGATTCCCGCAGCTGCGGCGCGGAATATCCCCATTGTGTTTGACCCGGTGGGCGCCGGCGCCACTCGGTTTCGTACCGAGAGCTGTCTGCGGTTAATGGGGCTGGCACAGCCAACGGTGATTCGCGGCAATGCCTCAGAGATTATGGCTTTGGCCGGAGCTCAGGTGCAGACGCGTGGTGTGGATAGCGGTGCTGCTGTTGATGATGCCCAGGGGGCGGCCCGTCAGCTGGCCCGCCAGTGGCAGTGCGTGGTCGTCGTCAGTGGGGCCAGCGATCTGATTACCGATGGTGAAACTGTGTGGTGGGTGGACAATGGCCACGCCATGATGCCGCGGGTGACCGGGTTGGGCTGTACGGCTTCGGCGTTGGTTGGGGCATTTTGCGCGGTTAATGATCAGTCGCTGACCGCGGCGGCCCATGCCATGAGTACTTTGGGGATGTGTGGCGAGTTGGCTGCGGAGAGTAGTGCCGGGCCGGGTTCGCTGCAAGTGGCGGTGATTGATGCGTTGTATGGTTTGACGCGTGAGGAGGTTGAAGGGCGGTTGCGGGTGAGAGGGTAA
- the sucD gene encoding succinate--CoA ligase subunit alpha, which translates to MSILINKDSKVIVQGMTGKTGMFHTRECRDYGTNIVAGVTPGKGGIHVEGIPVFDTMEEAVRITGGNVSMIFVPPPGAADAILEACEAGVDLVVCITEGVPVRDMVMARQVVEDSTTKLIGPNCPGLITPGACKIGIMPGYIHKPGKIGVVSRSGTLTYEAVKQLTDVGLGQSTCVGIGGDPIIGLKFIDVLEMFNNDPDTEGVLMIGEIGGSAEEEAAAWVQEHMTKPVAAFIAGQTAPPGKRMGHAGAIISGGKGRAEDKIAALTECGVTVSTSPTGMGQAMLKALGREA; encoded by the coding sequence ATGTCCATATTGATCAATAAAGACAGCAAAGTGATTGTCCAGGGCATGACCGGCAAGACCGGCATGTTCCATACTCGCGAGTGCCGCGACTACGGCACCAACATTGTTGCCGGGGTGACCCCGGGTAAAGGCGGCATCCACGTCGAAGGCATCCCGGTCTTCGATACCATGGAAGAAGCCGTCCGTATCACCGGCGGCAATGTGTCGATGATTTTTGTGCCGCCGCCGGGCGCGGCCGACGCCATCCTTGAGGCTTGCGAAGCCGGCGTCGACCTGGTCGTGTGCATTACCGAAGGGGTGCCGGTGCGCGATATGGTGATGGCCCGCCAGGTGGTGGAAGACAGCACCACCAAGCTGATCGGACCCAACTGCCCCGGTCTGATCACCCCCGGCGCATGCAAGATAGGCATTATGCCGGGCTACATTCACAAACCGGGCAAGATCGGCGTGGTCTCGCGCAGCGGCACCCTGACCTATGAGGCGGTCAAGCAACTGACCGATGTCGGTCTCGGCCAATCGACCTGCGTCGGCATCGGCGGCGACCCGATCATCGGCCTGAAATTTATCGATGTACTGGAAATGTTCAACAATGACCCCGACACCGAGGGGGTATTGATGATCGGTGAAATCGGCGGCAGTGCCGAAGAGGAAGCCGCGGCCTGGGTACAGGAGCACATGACCAAGCCGGTAGCGGCGTTTATTGCCGGGCAAACAGCTCCTCCGGGTAAACGGATGGGGCATGCCGGGGCGATCATCAGCGGCGGCAAGGGTCGCGCTGAAGACAAGATTGCTGCGTTGACGGAATGCGGCGTGACGGTCTCGACCAGTCCGACGGGCATGGGGCAGGCCATGCTTAAAGCGTTGGGCCGCGAAGCCTGA
- the sucC gene encoding ADP-forming succinate--CoA ligase subunit beta: protein MKIHEYQAKEILGSFDIPVPRGRVAVTADQVERAAKMMGGRCVVKAQIYAGGRGKAGGVQVAHHPEQAHEIAKELFGKRLVTHQTGPEGLKVRRILVEETVEVGQEFYLSITLDRKTSRYCLIASAEGGVNIEDVAANAPEKIHTLTIDPYTGLRSYQARQIVHKIGMTGGVAEDCVRLILDMYRCCLDKDCSLVEINPLVVTKAGWLLALDAKINFDDNAVFRHWEYHEMQDYSQMDPLEISAGKFDLSYIKLDGNIGCMVNGAGLAMATLDVLKENGGDPANFLDVGGGATREKVAEAFKIILQDKDVEAVFVNIFGGIMRCDVIAHGIIEAAGEMACQLPIVVRMDGSQVEEGKKLLTESPLNVQCADLLGEGAKMIVAMMKQEEP, encoded by the coding sequence ATGAAAATTCACGAGTACCAGGCCAAAGAGATTCTTGGCTCATTTGACATTCCCGTACCTCGCGGGCGTGTGGCAGTGACCGCAGACCAGGTGGAACGGGCAGCAAAAATGATGGGCGGCCGCTGCGTGGTTAAAGCGCAAATTTATGCCGGGGGTCGCGGCAAGGCCGGCGGCGTGCAGGTGGCACACCATCCCGAGCAAGCCCATGAGATCGCCAAGGAACTGTTCGGCAAGCGGCTGGTCACCCACCAGACCGGTCCTGAAGGACTGAAAGTGCGCCGCATCCTGGTGGAAGAAACCGTTGAAGTGGGCCAGGAATTCTACCTGTCCATCACCCTGGACCGCAAGACCTCCCGCTACTGCCTGATCGCGTCAGCGGAAGGCGGCGTCAACATTGAAGACGTGGCGGCAAACGCTCCGGAAAAAATCCACACATTAACCATTGATCCCTACACCGGTCTGCGCTCCTATCAGGCCCGCCAGATTGTTCACAAAATCGGCATGACCGGCGGCGTTGCCGAAGATTGCGTGCGTCTGATTTTGGATATGTACCGCTGCTGTCTCGACAAGGACTGCTCGCTGGTCGAGATCAACCCGCTGGTGGTCACCAAAGCCGGTTGGCTGTTGGCCCTGGATGCCAAAATCAACTTCGACGACAATGCTGTGTTCCGTCATTGGGAATACCACGAGATGCAGGACTATTCGCAGATGGACCCGCTGGAGATCAGCGCCGGTAAATTTGACCTGTCCTACATCAAGCTCGACGGCAACATCGGCTGCATGGTCAACGGTGCCGGACTGGCCATGGCCACCCTCGATGTGTTGAAGGAAAACGGTGGCGACCCGGCCAACTTCCTCGATGTCGGTGGCGGAGCCACACGCGAAAAAGTGGCTGAGGCGTTTAAAATTATTTTACAGGACAAGGACGTGGAAGCGGTGTTCGTCAATATCTTCGGCGGCATCATGCGCTGCGACGTGATTGCTCACGGCATCATCGAAGCCGCCGGCGAAATGGCATGTCAGTTGCCCATCGTGGTGCGCATGGACGGCTCTCAGGTTGAGGAGGGGAAAAAACTGCTCACCGAATCGCCCCTCAATGTGCAGTGCGCTGACCTTCTCGGCGAGGGCGCCAAGATGATTGTCGCCATGATGAAGCAGGAAGAACCGTAA
- a CDS encoding DEAD/DEAH box helicase — protein MKATRRMTASDFSALGIAPPLLQALTDLGYQQPSPIQEQSIPILNEGHNLLGTAQTGTGKTAAFGLPLLGKIDPSLKHPQLLVLAPTRELAIQVSEALQSFAKYLPQIKVLAVYGGQPMYQQLKALHDGVQVVVGTPGRIMDHMERKSLRLEQISAVVLDEADEMLRMGFIDDVETILGATPPRCQCALFSATMPPAIRRVAERYLGDAREVQIASRTSTVDQIEQRYLMLRANQKFDVLTRLIEAQEIDGTIVFVRTKTATTELAERLEGRGYNAAPLNGDLSQQVRERTISRLKNGSLDIVVATDVAARGLDVERISHVFNYDIPFDTEAYIHRIGRTGRAGRTGTAILFVTPQERRLLKGIERATKREIKPIAVPTSEQIGARRIAIFKKQIHDTLDQYNLAELRELLSTMVEEEGLELLDVAAALAHRQQVQKTLFPKLSTIQLPSLDDRKSRLAGERKPRERGNVPPMDRYRISVGRRHNITPRDIVGAFSNEGRVQIGFIGRINLYNEHSTVELAQSLPAKVIEKLNKIQLRHHDIKLHKLDDNVEGSERKPSKKKSVARPERGRGVKTTPHKPKKNAKKFVPKKKR, from the coding sequence ATGAAAGCAACACGACGTATGACTGCATCTGATTTTTCCGCCCTAGGTATTGCTCCCCCCTTGCTCCAGGCTTTGACGGATCTCGGCTATCAACAGCCGTCCCCCATTCAGGAGCAAAGTATTCCCATTTTGAATGAGGGTCATAATCTTCTCGGCACGGCGCAAACCGGTACCGGCAAGACCGCTGCCTTCGGTCTGCCGCTGCTGGGGAAAATTGATCCCAGCCTCAAGCATCCCCAATTGCTGGTGCTTGCACCGACACGCGAGCTGGCCATTCAGGTTTCTGAAGCGTTGCAGAGTTTTGCCAAATATCTGCCGCAGATCAAGGTATTGGCCGTTTATGGCGGCCAGCCCATGTACCAGCAACTTAAAGCCCTGCATGACGGGGTGCAGGTGGTGGTCGGCACGCCGGGGCGGATCATGGACCACATGGAGCGCAAGAGTCTGCGGCTTGAACAGATCAGTGCCGTGGTGCTCGATGAGGCTGACGAGATGTTGCGCATGGGCTTTATTGACGATGTCGAAACCATCCTCGGGGCGACGCCGCCGCGCTGCCAGTGTGCATTGTTTTCCGCCACTATGCCGCCGGCCATCCGCCGCGTTGCCGAACGCTATCTCGGTGATGCCCGGGAAGTGCAGATCGCCTCACGGACATCCACCGTGGATCAGATTGAGCAACGCTATCTGATGTTGCGCGCCAATCAAAAGTTTGATGTGCTGACACGTCTGATTGAGGCGCAGGAGATCGACGGCACCATTGTGTTCGTCCGCACCAAAACCGCGACCACGGAACTGGCCGAGCGTCTTGAGGGACGGGGTTATAACGCGGCACCTCTCAACGGTGATCTCAGCCAGCAGGTGCGTGAACGCACCATCAGCCGGTTGAAGAACGGCAGTCTGGATATTGTTGTAGCCACCGATGTTGCCGCGCGTGGTCTTGATGTCGAGCGGATCAGTCATGTGTTCAACTACGATATTCCCTTCGACACGGAAGCCTATATCCACCGCATTGGTCGTACCGGCCGTGCCGGCCGCACCGGCACCGCTATTCTGTTTGTCACGCCGCAGGAACGCCGTCTGCTCAAAGGGATCGAGCGCGCCACCAAACGGGAGATCAAACCGATCGCGGTGCCGACCAGCGAGCAGATCGGTGCGCGGCGGATTGCGATTTTCAAGAAGCAGATTCATGACACCCTTGATCAGTACAATTTGGCGGAGCTGCGTGAACTGTTGTCGACCATGGTGGAGGAAGAGGGCCTGGAGTTGCTCGATGTCGCCGCGGCTCTCGCCCATCGTCAACAGGTCCAAAAGACGCTGTTTCCCAAACTGTCGACCATTCAGCTGCCCTCTTTGGATGACCGAAAATCACGCCTGGCCGGTGAACGTAAACCGCGTGAGCGTGGTAATGTGCCGCCCATGGATCGTTATCGGATCAGTGTTGGTCGACGCCACAATATTACACCGCGTGATATTGTCGGCGCGTTCAGTAATGAAGGCCGGGTTCAGATTGGCTTTATTGGTCGGATTAATCTCTACAATGAGCACAGCACCGTTGAGTTGGCCCAGAGCCTGCCGGCCAAAGTGATTGAGAAACTCAACAAAATTCAGCTGCGTCACCATGATATCAAATTGCACAAGCTTGATGACAACGTGGAAGGGAGTGAAAGAAAACCGTCCAAGAAGAAAAGCGTGGCTCGGCCGGAGCGGGGCCGAGGCGTGAAAACGACGCCACATAAACCGAAAAAAAACGCCAAGAAATTCGTCCCGAAAAAAAAGCGTTGA
- a CDS encoding GGDEF domain-containing protein, which yields MKLRDFFILLFVLLIVAILVVNYCVYRSDKELVLSYLSDWSRSAMLQTETPVVDLLNRGKVSSVQKLLDRAFVSRPFLSSISISLDEHHYTLSSDRSLQGKELSGKFQTVSGPLTQQITRGGTHFRLPITYYLNGLPQQGLLLMVLDEDYVFNEIKAHALRTSGRILTIAALIFAFGCWLAYHFLIAPIANIRQFVNEGACRKHHFLIEDFSQLMQYVQHSFSTLAKQKQQIQDAFDYECYLESILQTVADINKLLIVSKTAEELLQRSCERLAQHGDYAYAWIGEIREQKIHVLVQSADCEGVLPGDFSISLEQASVESSAPIAKSVLTNQTQVINDLEKETSITSCCKKALQAGFKTLISLPLCADSYSKPFGVLVIFTHSTRGFDPKEVEMLNELAGDIGFAATAFKKERDFKAYLSTDALSGLANRSVLLDSIKRIEEPEIMVLSINDFKNINEVYGFELGDALIQEFSRVLQEFVAPYRQVRVYSLGVDNFALLLSEGHRLDMNDFADLLVTTLENHPYTCFGIEIVPEITAGYARSHEQVVERAELALKWAKSQKKKLGVFDPTQLMVEEHQNNMQWYYTVHKAIHDKRIIPYFQGIVDNRTGAICKYETLMRLQLPNGNIVTPFHFLAIAKKTRLYPELTRIMVRKAFAAFADSTVPICFNISLEDIVNDQVVETLRQEVLHHKMGGRITFEILESEGIRDYETVAAFIREFKALGCQIAIDDFGSGYSNFEHLLNLQVDYLKIDGSLIQNIVHDHNAQVLVQHIHHLATDLNMQTIAEFVSSQEIYDKLQELGITYSQGYHFHQPQPFEKLPLV from the coding sequence ATGAAACTGCGTGATTTCTTTATTCTGCTGTTTGTGCTGCTGATCGTTGCCATTCTGGTGGTTAATTATTGTGTCTATCGGAGCGACAAAGAGCTGGTTCTCTCCTATCTGAGCGATTGGAGTCGAAGCGCCATGCTGCAGACCGAAACCCCGGTGGTGGATCTGCTCAACCGGGGCAAGGTTTCGTCCGTGCAAAAACTGCTCGACAGAGCGTTTGTTTCTCGGCCGTTCTTATCCTCTATTTCCATCTCACTGGATGAACACCATTACACGCTCTCTTCGGATCGCAGTTTACAAGGTAAAGAACTCAGTGGAAAATTTCAGACCGTCAGTGGCCCCTTGACTCAGCAGATTACCCGTGGCGGAACGCATTTTCGCCTGCCGATTACCTACTACCTGAATGGCTTGCCCCAGCAGGGGCTCTTGCTGATGGTTCTCGATGAGGACTATGTGTTTAACGAAATCAAAGCGCATGCGTTGCGCACCTCGGGGCGGATTTTAACGATTGCCGCTCTGATCTTTGCCTTCGGTTGTTGGCTGGCTTACCATTTTCTGATTGCACCCATTGCCAATATTCGCCAATTCGTCAACGAAGGCGCCTGTCGCAAACACCATTTCCTCATCGAGGATTTCAGCCAGCTGATGCAATATGTTCAGCATAGCTTTTCTACGCTGGCCAAACAGAAACAGCAGATTCAGGATGCCTTTGATTACGAATGCTACCTTGAATCCATCCTGCAAACCGTCGCGGACATTAACAAGCTGCTGATTGTTTCCAAAACCGCCGAGGAATTGTTGCAACGCAGCTGTGAGCGACTGGCGCAACATGGTGATTATGCTTACGCCTGGATTGGCGAAATCAGAGAGCAGAAGATCCACGTGCTCGTCCAATCCGCGGACTGTGAGGGGGTTCTTCCCGGCGATTTTTCCATCTCTCTGGAACAGGCCAGTGTTGAATCCAGTGCTCCGATCGCTAAAAGCGTGTTAACCAACCAGACTCAGGTGATCAATGATCTAGAAAAAGAAACCAGTATTACATCCTGTTGTAAAAAGGCACTACAGGCCGGTTTCAAAACACTGATTTCATTGCCTTTATGTGCCGACAGCTACAGTAAACCCTTTGGAGTGCTGGTCATTTTCACCCACAGTACCCGCGGTTTTGACCCCAAAGAGGTGGAAATGCTCAATGAATTGGCCGGCGACATCGGTTTTGCCGCCACGGCATTCAAAAAAGAGCGAGATTTTAAAGCCTACCTGTCCACCGATGCCCTGTCCGGGCTTGCCAACCGTTCCGTCCTGCTTGACAGCATCAAGCGGATTGAAGAGCCTGAAATCATGGTTCTGAGTATCAATGATTTTAAAAATATCAATGAAGTCTACGGCTTTGAGCTTGGCGATGCGCTCATCCAGGAGTTCAGCCGCGTTCTGCAGGAGTTCGTGGCTCCTTATCGCCAGGTCCGTGTCTACAGTCTCGGCGTGGATAACTTTGCCCTGTTGTTGAGTGAAGGGCACCGCCTTGACATGAATGACTTTGCCGACCTGCTGGTGACGACACTGGAAAATCACCCGTATACCTGTTTCGGGATCGAGATTGTCCCGGAAATCACCGCCGGTTACGCGCGCTCTCACGAGCAGGTCGTTGAACGTGCAGAACTGGCGCTGAAGTGGGCAAAATCGCAAAAGAAAAAATTAGGTGTGTTTGATCCCACCCAATTGATGGTCGAAGAACATCAGAACAACATGCAGTGGTATTATACCGTTCACAAGGCCATTCATGATAAACGAATTATTCCGTATTTTCAGGGGATTGTCGATAACCGGACCGGCGCGATCTGTAAATACGAAACCCTCATGCGTCTGCAATTACCCAATGGTAACATTGTCACCCCGTTTCATTTTCTGGCCATTGCCAAGAAAACCCGGCTTTATCCGGAGTTGACCAGGATCATGGTGCGCAAGGCCTTTGCGGCCTTTGCCGATTCTACGGTTCCCATCTGTTTTAATATCTCCCTGGAAGATATCGTCAATGATCAGGTTGTGGAAACACTGCGTCAGGAAGTGCTGCACCACAAAATGGGGGGGAGGATAACCTTTGAAATTCTCGAAAGCGAAGGGATTCGTGACTACGAAACCGTGGCGGCATTTATCCGCGAGTTCAAGGCGCTGGGCTGTCAGATTGCCATTGATGATTTTGGCTCCGGCTATTCGAACTTTGAGCATTTGCTCAACCTGCAGGTCGATTACCTGAAAATTGACGGCAGTCTGATTCAAAACATCGTCCATGACCACAATGCCCAGGTGCTGGTCCAGCACATTCATCATCTTGCGACGGATCTCAATATGCAGACCATTGCCGAGTTTGTCTCATCCCAGGAGATTTACGACAAGCTTCAGGAGCTGGGCATCACCTACTCGCAGGGCTATCATTTTCATCAACCGCAGCCGTTTGAAAAACTTCCTCTGGTGTGA
- a CDS encoding DUF3124 domain-containing protein, with protein sequence MMQNHVKTLGLVMVVLLLAVSSSFAEHPAKLSTGQTLYVPAYSHVYSGPNGQPFQLAVMLSVRNTDPRQTLNLTTLDYFNNDGKLVHHYLTTPISLGPLASHHVFIKENNQLGGFGANFIVRWQADNPINAPLVESVMIGARSGQGISFVCPAQPLID encoded by the coding sequence ATGATGCAGAACCACGTAAAAACTCTCGGCCTCGTTATGGTTGTGTTGTTGCTGGCCGTTTCATCGTCATTTGCCGAACATCCGGCAAAGCTGTCTACCGGGCAGACCCTCTATGTCCCCGCTTACTCTCACGTCTACAGCGGACCAAATGGACAACCGTTTCAATTGGCCGTGATGCTCAGTGTGCGTAACACCGATCCCCGCCAGACACTCAACCTGACCACTCTGGATTACTTCAACAATGACGGCAAACTGGTCCATCACTACCTGACCACGCCGATATCCCTGGGGCCACTGGCATCCCACCATGTCTTTATCAAGGAAAATAACCAACTGGGTGGCTTTGGGGCCAATTTCATTGTCCGCTGGCAGGCGGACAATCCCATCAATGCGCCCCTGGTGGAAAGTGTCATGATCGGCGCCCGTTCCGGTCAGGGCATCTCCTTTGTCTGCCCGGCCCAACCCCTTATCGATTAG
- the rsgA gene encoding ribosome small subunit-dependent GTPase A — translation MARARRQQKQSHDKGKPGLVISHYGVAVLVRFDDGKELPVKVKRNSDHVVGDRVMVVGERVTSLPRRNALRRRDPFGKVRTLAADLDLLGIVVAVRPQTPPGFIERLVVAARAADIAPLLIVNKWDLPGTGEFDDRLHRDFPAMRRLAVSAKQGTGLDDLRRELAEAGRSALVGVSGSGKSSLLNALCPGVELDTGDLNDDDHGCHTTSVSTLLALPSGGELVDTPGFRDFSPVDVSSEALALWFPGLMSVLEEQPCRFRNCRHRQEPGCRIKQAVEQGTLAEERYRLYLHTLEELEQLEAARTEGHKKPFCR, via the coding sequence ATGGCACGAGCAAGGCGACAACAAAAACAGTCACACGATAAGGGCAAACCGGGGTTGGTTATCAGTCATTACGGTGTGGCGGTCCTGGTCCGTTTTGATGACGGCAAGGAACTGCCGGTGAAAGTGAAACGGAACTCCGACCACGTGGTCGGTGACCGGGTGATGGTGGTTGGCGAACGGGTGACCTCCCTGCCGCGCCGCAATGCCCTGCGCCGCCGTGACCCATTCGGCAAGGTGCGCACCCTGGCCGCCGATCTCGACCTGCTCGGCATCGTCGTTGCCGTGCGCCCGCAAACACCGCCGGGCTTTATTGAACGGTTGGTGGTCGCCGCCCGTGCGGCCGATATTGCGCCACTGCTGATTGTCAACAAGTGGGATCTGCCCGGAACCGGAGAGTTTGACGACCGATTACACCGCGATTTTCCGGCCATGCGACGCCTGGCGGTCAGCGCCAAACAGGGCACCGGTCTTGATGATCTACGTCGTGAACTGGCCGAAGCCGGACGCAGCGCGCTGGTCGGTGTCTCCGGTAGTGGGAAAAGCTCACTGCTCAACGCCTTGTGTCCCGGCGTTGAGCTGGACACCGGCGACCTCAATGATGACGACCATGGTTGCCATACCACCAGCGTCTCGACGCTGTTAGCCCTACCATCGGGCGGAGAACTGGTTGATACCCCCGGCTTTCGCGATTTTTCTCCGGTGGATGTCAGCAGCGAGGCGCTCGCCCTGTGGTTCCCCGGACTGATGAGTGTGCTTGAAGAACAACCCTGCCGCTTCCGCAACTGCCGTCATCGCCAGGAACCGGGCTGCCGTATCAAGCAGGCCGTTGAACAGGGAACCCTTGCCGAGGAGCGTTACCGGCTTTACCTGCACACCCTCGAAGAGTTGGAGCAACTCGAAGCCGCGCGGACCGAAGGGCACAAAAAACCTTTTTGTCGCTAG